A genomic stretch from Chryseobacterium sp. SNU WT5 includes:
- a CDS encoding Nif3-like dinuclear metal center hexameric protein: protein MTVNQIICDLKTLIPLSQAEDYDNVGLLCGQADREVTGILVCHDVLEHVVDEAITKNLNFIVCFHPIIFSGLKSITGKNYVEKTILKAIENKIAIYAIHTAFDNDYLGVNFKICQVLGLINQKVLMPRMKSILQLQVFVPQNYAERVKTSLFEAGAGNIGFYDECSFSMLGTGTFRPLDGSNAFAGIINQRENTDEVIISVIFESFKKNHIIEAMKKAHPYEEVAYQIVQLENENQYLGLGRFGEFKEEMEEPEFLTFVKEKFNLKVIRHSDLLGKKIKKVGVLGGSGAGGIRAAISNQCDAYLTGDLKYHDYFQSEGKMLISDIGHFESEQFVTAHLVDILSQKFTTFAISKSTEKTNPVNYFL, encoded by the coding sequence ATGACAGTTAACCAGATAATTTGCGACTTAAAAACTCTTATTCCATTGTCGCAAGCGGAAGATTATGATAATGTAGGTTTGCTTTGTGGTCAGGCAGATCGGGAAGTTACAGGAATTTTAGTTTGTCATGATGTCCTAGAGCATGTTGTAGATGAGGCAATTACAAAGAATTTAAATTTTATTGTTTGTTTTCATCCTATTATTTTCTCTGGACTAAAATCCATCACTGGAAAAAATTATGTAGAAAAAACAATCTTGAAAGCGATTGAAAATAAAATTGCAATTTACGCGATTCACACTGCGTTTGATAACGATTATTTAGGAGTGAATTTCAAAATCTGTCAGGTATTGGGCTTAATCAACCAAAAAGTACTAATGCCCAGAATGAAAAGTATTTTGCAACTCCAGGTTTTTGTACCTCAAAACTATGCTGAACGGGTAAAAACGTCTCTATTCGAAGCTGGTGCAGGAAATATTGGTTTTTATGATGAATGTAGCTTTTCCATGCTGGGCACAGGAACTTTTCGACCGTTAGACGGATCAAATGCTTTTGCGGGGATTATTAATCAAAGAGAAAACACAGACGAGGTTATAATTTCCGTAATTTTCGAAAGCTTTAAAAAAAATCACATCATAGAAGCAATGAAGAAAGCTCATCCTTATGAAGAAGTTGCTTATCAAATCGTTCAATTGGAAAATGAAAATCAATATTTGGGCTTAGGTAGGTTTGGAGAATTTAAAGAAGAAATGGAAGAACCTGAATTCTTAACATTTGTAAAAGAAAAATTTAATTTAAAAGTCATTCGTCATTCCGATCTTTTAGGCAAAAAAATAAAAAAGGTAGGCGTTTTGGGCGGAAGTGGTGCAGGTGGTATTCGCGCAGCTATTTCTAACCAGTGCGATGCGTACTTGACGGGAGATCTTAAATACCATGATTATTTTCAAAGTGAAGGGAAAATGTTGATTTCCGATATCGGTCATTTTGAATCAGAACAATTCGTTACTGCTCATTTAGTTGATATTTTATCACAAAAATTCACTACCTTTGCCATCTCAAAATCTACCGAGAAAACCAACCCTGTAAATTATTTTTTATAA
- a CDS encoding zinc ribbon domain-containing protein — protein sequence MAKKTVEISVEDKLRALYDLQIIDSRLDEIRSTRGELPIEVEDLEIEIEGLEKRAEKFQLEIKLQNDDINTKTEVINHAKSLIEKYKAQQDNVRNNKEFESLEKEIEFQDLEIQLSEKRINEYGAKIGHKNETLEELTSKINDLKNHLKFKKEELENLVSETQKEEDFLIEKSQEFAKNIDARLLASYQRIRTNSPTGLAVVGLERGAPKGSFFTLPPQKQMEIAQRKKIIIDEHSGKILVDDDMVNEENEKMKDIIKF from the coding sequence ATGGCTAAGAAAACCGTAGAAATATCCGTTGAAGATAAGTTAAGAGCACTTTATGATCTACAAATCATTGATTCTAGATTAGACGAAATCCGCAGTACAAGAGGTGAATTGCCTATTGAAGTTGAGGATTTAGAAATCGAAATTGAAGGTTTGGAGAAAAGAGCTGAGAAATTTCAGTTAGAAATTAAACTTCAGAATGACGACATCAACACCAAAACAGAAGTAATTAATCACGCTAAATCTTTAATTGAAAAATATAAGGCGCAGCAAGATAACGTAAGAAACAATAAAGAATTTGAATCCCTTGAAAAAGAAATCGAATTCCAAGATCTTGAAATTCAGTTATCTGAAAAAAGAATTAATGAGTACGGTGCGAAAATAGGTCACAAAAACGAAACTTTAGAAGAACTTACTTCTAAAATTAATGATCTAAAAAACCACTTGAAGTTCAAAAAAGAAGAGCTTGAAAACTTGGTGTCAGAAACTCAGAAAGAAGAAGACTTCTTGATCGAGAAATCTCAAGAATTTGCAAAAAATATTGACGCAAGATTGTTGGCTTCTTACCAAAGAATACGAACAAATTCTCCAACTGGCTTAGCTGTGGTAGGTTTGGAAAGAGGTGCACCTAAAGGTTCATTCTTTACTTTGCCTCCACAGAAACAAATGGAGATTGCGCAACGTAAGAAAATCATCATCGATGAGCACTCAGGAAAAATTCTTGTAGATGACGATATGGTGAATGAAGAAAATGAAAAAATGAAAGATATTATTAAATTTTAA
- a CDS encoding pyridoxal phosphate-dependent aminotransferase: MEKFSERLNRLSFSQTFVMSNKVREMKAAGIDVISLTLGEPDFDVPKNIKEAAFSAIDHNFSHYSPVPGFMDLREAICGKLDRDNNLTYQPTQICVSNGAKQAILNVLASIINDGDEVILPAPYWVSYDEMVKMMGGKSVFVKTSIDTEFKITAKQLEQAITPKTKALLYSSPCNPSGSYYTHEELESIANVIAKHPQITIISDEIYEFINYDGKHTSIAEFPQVYEQTAVINGMSKAFAMTGWRIGYSACPTWLAKACEKIQGQMTSGANSMAQKASVTALKTDPSEYRFMIEEFRTRRDIVYNLMRDIPGFNVNYPKAAFYFFPDISFYVAKTLNGTFIKDADDFAMFLLEHAHVGCVGGVSFGNPNCVRFSYATSEEDLKEAMRRIKDLLTNVKIS, from the coding sequence ATGGAAAAATTCTCTGAAAGACTTAACAGATTAAGCTTTTCACAAACATTTGTAATGAGCAATAAAGTGCGCGAAATGAAGGCCGCCGGAATTGATGTTATCAGTTTAACGTTGGGTGAGCCTGATTTTGATGTTCCTAAAAATATAAAAGAAGCCGCTTTTTCAGCCATTGATCATAATTTCAGTCACTACTCTCCTGTTCCTGGGTTTATGGATCTAAGAGAAGCGATTTGTGGCAAACTGGATAGGGATAATAATCTCACTTATCAGCCAACACAAATTTGTGTTTCTAATGGTGCGAAACAAGCGATTTTGAATGTTCTTGCTTCTATAATAAATGATGGTGACGAAGTTATTTTACCTGCTCCATATTGGGTGAGTTATGACGAAATGGTTAAAATGATGGGTGGAAAATCAGTGTTTGTGAAAACGTCGATTGATACCGAGTTCAAAATCACCGCAAAACAACTCGAGCAGGCAATAACTCCTAAAACGAAAGCGCTACTCTACAGTTCACCTTGTAATCCTTCGGGAAGCTACTATACTCATGAAGAATTGGAATCTATTGCGAACGTTATCGCAAAACATCCACAGATCACCATAATTTCGGATGAAATTTATGAGTTTATAAATTATGATGGTAAACATACTTCAATAGCCGAGTTTCCTCAAGTTTACGAACAAACTGCCGTAATTAATGGGATGTCGAAAGCATTCGCCATGACGGGCTGGAGGATTGGATATTCTGCCTGTCCAACATGGTTAGCAAAAGCGTGTGAGAAAATTCAAGGACAAATGACGAGTGGTGCAAATTCAATGGCTCAAAAAGCTTCTGTTACCGCTTTAAAAACTGATCCAAGCGAATACCGATTTATGATTGAAGAATTTAGAACCCGACGGGATATTGTGTATAATCTAATGCGAGACATTCCGGGTTTCAATGTTAATTATCCGAAAGCGGCATTCTATTTCTTTCCTGATATCTCTTTTTATGTAGCGAAAACCTTAAATGGAACTTTTATTAAAGATGCAGATGATTTTGCAATGTTCCTTTTAGAACATGCCCATGTAGGTTGTGTGGGTGGGGTATCTTTCGGGAATCCTAATTGTGTCCGATTTTCTTACGCGACTTCAGAGGAAGATTTAAAAGAAGCGATGAGGAGAATTAAAGATCTTCTAACTAACGTTAAAATCTCTTAA
- a CDS encoding PD-(D/E)XK nuclease family protein encodes MKFLNKIVTDLLSQNDDLSTFNIVLPGKRPIVFIKQILTQKQYSGFLPNFFTIEDLINDISGKQPVQGISLWLFSFNVYRELHPSEDFANFLKWFPTLLKDWDDILKFSDSDKAVLEYMFDEERIKNWSENLGDSEDRPLKKFLNFWQKMNHFLPLLKQKLIEKNWATSGIIHESAKDKIEHYVQNSAGQFVFCGFNAFTPVEEKLIRTLIQWDKAQCFFQADNYYIDDDRQEAGKFFRNTKTWKEFNENRPFHWIENDFAQCKKIKVYEVSGNITQAKVLPEIFAEISENDLSKTAVVLLDENLLPTCLDAMSSVERLNITMGFPLKNLSFSNAMKKLFYLQKQLEKKDSSYYYNDLLSVLEELPNKETDQNIIIDFKAKIEERNIVYISKKQMIEFLSDLSYFNLFKKPQSVQEYIDLLINFCYQLKFKDLDDILYENISHFEKSFKIIKNQISPYSFEIKMETLEVLINHLVNSETIDFQGEPLQGLQVMGLLETRLLNFDNIILLSVNEGKLPLGNAQNTYLPFDIRQHFHLHTFLENDSIYAYHFYRLIQDSQNVHLLFNALTSGVNTGEKSRFITQIEIEDQHHTIENIIIENSSEPINKQRIEIEKTPSVLQKLEEWKSRVSPSHLTSFIYNPVDFYLNKILGTRETSEIEEELSQRSYGNLVHYALQIIYEKNIGKLLTVNDLTYSNENLVKVLDQAIIKLNHQTDFYEKGMNYIHKSIAERVVRTIIEFDKKLISDGNKLEILNVEGKFESIDYFLNEDRTDKVAFFGFIDRIDRLNGELRIIDYKTAKTKNLVIKTPKKVEDEEKLEALFFRDDYKQAMQLSVYAYAVLNDNKFPDNKVKCGIWSFAEANQGVQNLHIFEDDQISNQSLESPMKWVKNVILEILDPEKNFIEEEKAAR; translated from the coding sequence ATGAAATTCCTTAATAAAATTGTTACTGACCTTCTTTCACAAAACGATGATTTATCTACTTTTAATATTGTCTTGCCGGGAAAAAGACCAATAGTTTTCATCAAACAAATTCTAACTCAGAAACAATATTCAGGCTTTCTGCCAAACTTTTTTACAATAGAGGATTTAATTAATGATATATCTGGGAAACAACCTGTTCAGGGTATTTCGTTGTGGCTTTTTTCATTTAATGTTTATCGTGAACTTCATCCCTCTGAAGATTTTGCAAACTTTCTAAAATGGTTTCCTACTTTATTGAAAGATTGGGACGATATTTTAAAATTCTCAGATTCTGATAAAGCAGTTTTGGAGTATATGTTTGATGAAGAAAGGATTAAAAACTGGTCAGAGAATTTAGGAGATTCAGAAGATCGACCCTTGAAGAAGTTTTTGAATTTCTGGCAAAAGATGAATCATTTTTTACCTCTGTTAAAACAAAAATTAATTGAAAAAAACTGGGCTACTTCCGGAATTATTCATGAATCTGCCAAAGATAAAATAGAGCATTATGTTCAAAATAGTGCCGGACAATTTGTTTTCTGTGGATTCAATGCTTTTACACCTGTTGAGGAAAAATTAATAAGAACCCTTATTCAGTGGGACAAAGCACAGTGTTTTTTTCAAGCAGATAATTATTACATTGATGATGACCGACAGGAAGCTGGTAAGTTCTTTCGTAATACAAAAACATGGAAAGAATTTAATGAAAATCGACCTTTTCACTGGATCGAAAATGATTTTGCACAGTGTAAGAAAATCAAAGTATACGAAGTTTCAGGGAATATAACCCAAGCCAAAGTACTTCCCGAAATTTTTGCGGAAATTAGTGAAAATGACCTGTCTAAAACTGCGGTGGTTTTGCTTGATGAGAATTTATTACCCACTTGTCTCGATGCCATGAGCAGTGTAGAACGTTTGAATATTACCATGGGTTTCCCACTGAAAAATTTAAGTTTCAGTAATGCCATGAAGAAACTATTTTATCTGCAGAAACAATTAGAAAAGAAGGACTCTTCATACTATTATAATGATCTTTTATCCGTCTTAGAAGAATTGCCTAATAAGGAAACGGATCAAAATATCATCATTGATTTCAAAGCGAAAATAGAGGAGCGAAATATTGTTTACATCTCTAAGAAACAAATGATTGAGTTTTTAAGTGATTTATCTTATTTTAACCTGTTCAAAAAGCCCCAATCTGTACAAGAATATATTGATTTACTGATTAACTTCTGTTATCAGCTTAAATTCAAAGATTTAGATGATATTCTGTATGAAAATATTTCACATTTTGAAAAAAGTTTCAAAATAATCAAAAATCAGATTTCTCCCTATTCTTTTGAAATTAAAATGGAGACTTTAGAAGTCCTGATTAATCACTTGGTCAATTCAGAAACGATTGATTTTCAAGGAGAGCCACTTCAAGGTTTACAGGTAATGGGACTTTTGGAAACTCGACTTCTTAACTTTGATAATATTATTTTACTTTCAGTCAATGAAGGTAAGTTGCCTTTGGGAAATGCCCAGAACACTTATTTACCATTTGATATACGTCAACATTTCCATCTCCATACATTTCTTGAAAATGACAGTATTTATGCTTATCATTTTTATCGTTTGATTCAGGATTCTCAGAATGTCCACTTGCTTTTTAATGCGCTCACTTCTGGAGTGAATACGGGTGAAAAAAGTAGATTTATCACTCAGATCGAGATTGAAGATCAACATCACACTATTGAAAATATTATTATTGAAAATTCGTCTGAACCGATTAATAAACAAAGGATTGAAATTGAGAAAACACCATCTGTTTTACAAAAATTAGAGGAATGGAAGAGTAGAGTATCTCCCTCGCACCTGACTTCTTTTATTTATAATCCCGTTGATTTTTATTTGAATAAGATTTTAGGAACCAGAGAAACAAGTGAGATTGAAGAAGAACTTTCTCAACGAAGTTATGGTAACCTGGTCCATTATGCCTTACAGATTATTTATGAAAAAAATATTGGTAAATTATTAACTGTTAATGATTTAACGTATTCGAATGAAAATTTAGTTAAAGTATTAGATCAAGCGATTATTAAACTTAATCACCAAACTGATTTTTACGAAAAAGGAATGAACTATATTCACAAATCAATTGCTGAAAGGGTAGTGCGCACCATTATCGAATTTGATAAGAAATTAATCTCCGACGGAAATAAACTGGAGATTCTTAATGTTGAGGGTAAATTTGAGAGTATTGATTATTTCCTAAATGAGGATCGAACAGATAAAGTGGCATTCTTTGGATTTATTGATCGAATTGATCGACTTAATGGGGAATTGAGGATTATCGATTATAAAACAGCTAAGACGAAAAACCTGGTTATCAAGACACCAAAAAAAGTAGAAGACGAGGAAAAGTTGGAAGCGTTATTTTTTAGGGATGATTACAAGCAGGCGATGCAGTTATCTGTTTATGCGTACGCTGTACTAAATGATAATAAATTTCCAGATAATAAGGTGAAGTGTGGGATTTGGAGTTTTGCAGAAGCTAACCAAGGTGTACAAAATCTGCACATATTTGAAGATGATCAAATCAGTAATCAATCTCTTGAGAGCCCAATGAAATGGGTTAAAAATGTAATTTTAGAAATTTTAGATCCTGAAAAGAATTTTATCGAAGAAGAAAAGGCCGCTAGGTAA
- the rsmG gene encoding 16S rRNA (guanine(527)-N(7))-methyltransferase RsmG, translated as MSVELIEKHFPNLSENQKKQFADLQDLYQEWNEKINVISRKDMDSLYEKHILHSLGIAKVMEFAPNTKVLDIGTGGGFPGIPLAILFPEAEFTLVDSIGKKILVVKEVAEGIGLQNVTAIHARAEDIEEQFHFIVSRAVTQMPVFLRWLKGKFLKEQINPKHNGVLYLKGGDLEEELEGLKTEIFPLNKYFEGEFFDTKKVVYLSKGNFYS; from the coding sequence ATGTCTGTTGAATTAATTGAAAAACATTTTCCCAACCTCTCAGAAAATCAAAAAAAACAGTTTGCTGATCTTCAAGATCTGTATCAGGAATGGAATGAAAAAATAAATGTGATTTCCCGAAAAGATATGGATTCACTCTATGAAAAACATATCCTTCATTCTCTGGGGATTGCAAAAGTGATGGAATTTGCCCCGAACACCAAAGTTTTAGACATTGGAACGGGTGGTGGTTTTCCCGGTATTCCTTTGGCGATTTTATTCCCCGAAGCAGAATTTACGTTAGTAGATTCAATTGGGAAAAAGATTTTAGTAGTTAAGGAAGTTGCAGAAGGTATCGGTTTACAAAATGTGACTGCGATCCATGCCAGAGCGGAGGATATAGAAGAGCAGTTCCACTTTATCGTAAGTAGAGCAGTTACGCAAATGCCGGTATTTTTACGTTGGCTGAAAGGCAAGTTTTTAAAAGAGCAAATCAATCCAAAGCACAATGGTGTTCTATACCTTAAAGGTGGGGATTTGGAGGAGGAATTAGAAGGTTTGAAAACTGAAATTTTTCCGCTTAATAAGTATTTTGAGGGCGAATTTTTTGACACCAAAAAAGTAGTATATTTATCAAAAGGAAATTTTTATTCCTGA